In the Chroococcidiopsis sp. SAG 2025 genome, one interval contains:
- a CDS encoding peroxiredoxin family protein, translating into MVLTSNDFSGLLNERFFRNFLPIPATSSLDLGAITPDFRLPDITNGREIKLSEYRGKQPVILAFTRIFTEKQYCPFCFPHIKDVNEKYDRFRERGIELLMITSTDEKQSQIVIRDLGLRMPLLSDPSCGVFRTYSTGQALGAPLPAQFVLDKQGRLRYKHLFSFLDHNASVEQMLAVLD; encoded by the coding sequence ATGGTACTAACTTCAAACGATTTTAGCGGCTTACTCAACGAGCGTTTTTTTCGTAATTTCTTGCCAATTCCAGCTACTAGCAGTCTAGATTTAGGCGCAATAACACCAGACTTCCGATTGCCAGATATTACCAATGGTAGAGAAATCAAGCTTTCGGAATATCGAGGCAAGCAACCAGTTATTTTGGCGTTCACGCGGATTTTTACGGAAAAGCAGTACTGTCCTTTTTGCTTCCCACATATTAAAGATGTGAATGAGAAGTACGATCGCTTTCGCGAGCGCGGTATTGAGTTATTAATGATTACAAGTACTGATGAAAAACAAAGTCAGATCGTTATCAGAGATTTAGGTTTGAGAATGCCATTACTGAGCGATCCTAGCTGTGGTGTATTTAGAACATACAGCACGGGACAAGCTCTAGGTGCGCCTTTGCCCGCTCAGTTTGTATTAGATAAACAGGGCAGATTGCGTTACAAACACTTGTTTTCTTTCCTCGACCACAATGCCAGTGTAGAGCAAATGTTAGCGGTACTTGATTGA
- a CDS encoding NAD(P)/FAD-dependent oxidoreductase → MKHSVDIAIVGAGHNGLVAALLLARQGLNVLVLEEKQAIGGACRTETPFRTAPNLGISTGAYLLGLMPPELLKILDIDLPTIRRDPHYFVPTTDRRYLLFGSDTAQMQQQFTAFFSEADWQANLALQEELTQLREDIAPTWLEEPLSIEETAEKYVRSHLKSIFIDLCRKSVGEYLDRFNFQSDLVKAMYAVTDGFTGVFGTWDTPGTGMNFLVHNMCRLPGSDGTWMVVRGGMGTVTNRLAEAAMKAGAKIETGYGVDKILVSQNIATGVVLQDGTEIAAKIVIVNADPFRMRQLVGTENFAGDYNRRLDSYLRDGTTFKVNMCLRELPQFTCLPENRGQYGTTIHLLPDESEVMMHLYQAFADVEAGRLPEFPTIEWYIHTTLDPSLQDGQGHHNSALFVQWVPYELQGTTWEEEEENYVRHLLSICDRFAPGTSDLVQEVFALHPQRLEQHFGLTRGHIHHVDNSFGFSDRLPYATPIQGLYSASAGCHPAGSVIGAAGHNAAMRVMRDL, encoded by the coding sequence ATGAAGCACTCTGTAGATATTGCGATCGTCGGCGCTGGGCATAATGGATTAGTAGCGGCATTACTACTTGCCCGTCAGGGATTGAACGTGTTAGTTCTGGAAGAAAAACAGGCGATTGGTGGGGCTTGTCGGACAGAAACACCTTTTCGTACTGCGCCCAACTTAGGTATTTCTACAGGCGCGTATTTATTAGGGTTGATGCCACCAGAACTACTGAAAATTTTAGATATCGATCTACCAACTATCCGGCGAGATCCTCACTATTTCGTCCCGACAACAGATCGGCGCTACCTACTGTTTGGTTCCGATACGGCACAGATGCAGCAGCAGTTTACTGCCTTTTTTTCAGAAGCTGATTGGCAAGCAAATTTGGCACTGCAAGAGGAACTGACACAGTTAAGAGAGGATATTGCCCCGACGTGGTTAGAGGAACCGCTATCGATAGAAGAGACAGCAGAAAAATACGTGCGATCGCATTTAAAATCTATATTTATCGATCTGTGCCGCAAGTCTGTTGGCGAATATCTGGATCGCTTTAATTTTCAAAGCGATTTAGTTAAGGCAATGTATGCTGTCACTGATGGATTTACAGGGGTATTCGGGACTTGGGATACTCCAGGTACGGGGATGAATTTTCTCGTCCATAATATGTGTCGCCTCCCCGGGAGTGATGGTACTTGGATGGTGGTACGAGGCGGAATGGGGACTGTGACTAATCGTCTGGCAGAGGCGGCGATGAAAGCTGGGGCAAAAATTGAGACTGGGTACGGCGTAGATAAAATTTTAGTATCTCAGAATATCGCAACGGGTGTCGTCTTGCAGGATGGCACTGAGATTGCTGCTAAAATAGTAATTGTTAACGCCGATCCATTTCGGATGCGTCAACTTGTCGGTACGGAGAATTTTGCTGGCGACTACAACCGCAGGCTAGATAGTTACTTGCGAGATGGTACGACTTTTAAAGTCAATATGTGCTTGCGAGAACTGCCCCAGTTTACTTGTTTGCCTGAAAATCGGGGTCAGTACGGCACGACGATTCATTTATTACCGGACGAATCGGAAGTGATGATGCATCTGTATCAAGCTTTTGCGGATGTGGAAGCGGGAAGATTGCCAGAATTTCCGACAATTGAATGGTACATTCATACAACTCTCGATCCTTCTTTACAAGACGGGCAAGGACATCATAATTCAGCTTTGTTCGTGCAATGGGTTCCTTACGAATTACAAGGAACAACCTGGGAAGAGGAGGAAGAGAATTATGTAAGACATTTGCTATCAATTTGCGATCGCTTTGCCCCTGGTACTTCCGATCTCGTTCAAGAAGTTTTTGCCCTCCATCCCCAGAGATTAGAACAACATTTTGGTTTGACACGCGGACACATTCATCACGTCGATAATTCTTTTGGATTTAGCGATCGCTTGCCATATGCTACGCCGATTCAGGGTTTATACTCAGCTAGTGCAGGTTGCCACCCCGCAGGTTCGGTAATTGGTGCAGCGGGACACAATGCCGCAATGCGAGTTATGCGCGATTTATAG